A stretch of Cucumis sativus cultivar 9930 chromosome 2, Cucumber_9930_V3, whole genome shotgun sequence DNA encodes these proteins:
- the LOC101204694 gene encoding pentatricopeptide repeat-containing protein At5g47360, whose protein sequence is MALFRISCPRSSSFLLNISTLSTFHLNTLSSSDLFYDHLEKSNGNLDKTLATLKTKLDSRCVNEVLYKCSFELSQMGLRFFIWAGRQPNYRHSSFMYSRACELIGINVSPCLLFNVIEDYRREGCLVDIRMFKIILNLCKEAKLAKEALSILRKMSEFHLRADTTMYNLVIRLFTEKGEMDKAMELMKEMDSVDIHPNMITYISMLKGFCDVGRWEDAYGLFKDMKENGCAPNTVVYSVLVNGAIRLRIMDRLMEMLKEMEKQGGTCSPNTVTYTSIIQSLCEEGHPLEALKVLDRMEEYGYAPNRVAVSFLVKEFCKDGHVEEAYKLIDRVVARGGVSYGDCYSSLVVTLVKMKKIAEAEKLFRNMLANGVKPDGVACSLMIRELCLEERVLDGFNLCYEVDRNGYLCSIDADIYSLLLVGLCEHDHSVDAAKLARLMLKKGIRLKPHYAESIIKHLKKFEDRELVMHLGGIRK, encoded by the coding sequence ATGGCTCTCTTTCGAATCTCTTGCCCCCGatcatcttcatttcttctcaACATCTCTACCTTATCTACCTTTCACCTAAATACACTCTCTTCTTCCGATTTATTCTATGACCATTTGGAGAAAAGCAATGGTAATCTGGATAAAACCCTTGCTACTCTAAAGACCAAGTTGGATTCTAGATGTGTCAACGAAGTATTATATAAATGTTCCTTCGAACTATCGCAAATGGGtcttagattttttatatGGGCTGGTCGACAGCCTAATTATAGgcattcttcttttatgtacAGTAGAGCTTGTGAACTGATTGGAATTAATGTAAGCCCATGTTTGCTTTTTAACGTTATTGAAGATTATAGAAGGGAGGGTTGCCTTGTTGATATTAGGATGtttaagattattttaaacttgTGTAAAGAAGCTAAGCTTGCAAAAGAGGCTTTGTCTATTTTAAGGAAAATGTCTGAATTTCATTTGCGTGCTGACACTACAATGTATAATCTGGTTATAAGGTTATTTACTGAGAAGGGTGAGATGGATAAGGCGATGGAGTTGATGAAAGAGATGGATTCAGTTGACATACATCCTAATATGATCACTTATATTTCCATGCTCAAAGGATTCTGTGATGTGGGTCGTTGGGAGGATGCTTATGGGTTATTTAAGGATATGAAGGAAAATGGATGTGCCCCAAATACAGTGGTTTACTCTGTGCTAGTGAATGGCGCCATTCGACTCAGAATTATGGATAGGCTAATGGAAATGTTGAAGGAGATGGAAAAACAAGGGGGAACTTGCAGTCCAAATACTGTCACATACACTTCTATAATCCAGAGTCTATGTGAAGAAGGCCACCCTCTGGAGGCATTGAAGGTATTAGACAGAATGGAAGAGTATGGTTATGCTCCAAATCGTGTTGCAGTTAGCTTTTTAGTTAAGGAATTTTGTAAAGATGGCCATGTGGAGGAGGCTTATAAGTTGATTGATAGAGTTGTTGCGAGAGGTGGTGTTTCATATGGTGATTGTTATAGCTCACTTGTGGTAACTTTAGTTAAGATGAAAAAGATTGCAGAGGCAGAGAAGCTATTTAGAAACATGTTAGCCAACGGGGTGAAGCCAGATGGTGTGGCTTGCAGTCTCATGATCAGGGAACTGTGCTTAGAGGAGCGAGTGCTAGATGGTTTTAACTTATGCTACGAAGTCGATAGGAATGGATATTTATGTTCCATTGATGCTGATatttattctcttcttttagTTGGACTTTGTGAACATGACCACTCTGTGGATGCTGCAAAACTAGCAAGGTTGATGCTTAAAAAGGGAATTCGTTTAAAACCTCACTATGCTGAAAGTATCATCAAACAtctaaagaaatttgaagacCGAGAGTTAGTTATGCATTTGGGCGGAATAAggaaataa